From Anomalospiza imberbis isolate Cuckoo-Finch-1a 21T00152 chromosome 6, ASM3175350v1, whole genome shotgun sequence, one genomic window encodes:
- the DBX1 gene encoding homeobox protein DBX1, with protein sequence MKLKWRTLLNPIVGAVTFERASAGLTTIKPMVQEEGEERTPPDSLAGSLPTQVCKAENKSKRTNKQASGPSPAPRTASAMMFPSLIAPPAVYPSLLRPTPTLTLPQSLQSAFSSHSSFLVEDLIRISRPASYLPRTAPPPSMSPPTSVARTDSGTPELPSSTNAGSRRICSPQTSSSDSTFLKFGVNAILSSTPRSEASPALLQSVPPKTFSFPYFEGSFHPILRSSYFPAASAVVPIPGTFSWPLAARGKPRRGMLRRAVFSDVQRKALEKMFQKQKYISKPDRKKLAAKLGLKDSQVKIWFQNRRMKWRNSKERELLSSGGCREQTLPTKFNPHPDLSDVGKKCSGEEEEEVPPVCPPSPQHPLTYHQSPEHLHLRDRLDSQMSPSPSHSSSPSKPSDFSDSEEEDDEGEEEEEEITVS encoded by the exons ATGAAGCTCAAGTGGAGAACTTTGTTGAACCCCATTGTTGGGGCTGTCACTTTTGAAAGAGCCTCAGCGGGGCTGACCACTATAAAACCCATGGTccaggaggaaggggaagagagaacTCCGCCAGACTCGCTGGCTGGATCTTTACCAACCCAGGtttgcaaagcagaaaacaaaagcaaacgAACAAACAAGCAGGCGAGCGGCCCCAGCCCGGCTCCACGGACGGCCTCTGCGATGATGTTCCCCAGCCTCATCGCCCCTCCAGCTGTCTACCCCAGCCTCCTCCGGCCGACCCCCACCCTCACCTTGCCTCAGTCCCTGCAGTCGGCTTTTTCCAGCCATTCCAGCTTCCTGGTAGAAGATTTGATCCGGATCAGCAGGCCCGCCAGCTACTTGCCCAGGACTGCCCCCCCGCCCAGCATGTCCCCGCCAACCTCGGTGGCCAGGACGGACTCGGGGACGCCGGAGCTCCCCAGCTCCACCAACGCCGGCTCTAGGAGGATCTGTTCGCCACAGACTTCCAGCAGCGACTCCACTTTCCTGAAGTTTGGAGTCAACGCCATCCTCTCCTCCACGCCCCGATCCG AAGCCTCCCCTGCGTTGCTTCAGAGCGTCCCGCCAAAGACTTTCTCCTTTCCGTACTTTGAAGGATCCTTCCATCCCATTCTCAGATCCTCCTATTTCCCAG CTGCCTCCGCCGtggtccccatccctggcaccTTCTCCTGGCCACTGGCTGCCCGGGGCAAGCCCCGCCGGGGGATGCTGCGCCGCGCCGTCTTCTCCGACGTGCAGCGCAAGGCACTGGAGAAGATGTTCCAGAAGCAGAAGTACATCAGCAAACCCGACAGGAAGAAGCTGGCAGCCAAGCTGGGCCTCAAGGACTCACAG GTAAAGATCTGGTTCCAGAACAGGAGGATGAAATGGAGGAACTCCAAAGAAAGAGAGCTCCTCTCCTCTGGTGGCTGCAGAGAACAGACCCTACCCACCAAGTTCAACCCTCACCCAGACCTCAGTGACGTAGGCAAGAAATGttcaggagaggaggaggaggaagttCCCCCTGTGTGCCCACCCAGCCCCCAGCATCCCCTAACCTACCACCAGTCTCCAGAACATCTACACCTGAGGGACAGACTGGACTCCCAGATGTCTCCTTCTCCATCCCACTCTAGCAGCCCCAGCAAACCTTCAGACTTCTCAGACTCAGAGGAAGAGGATGAtgaaggggaagaagaagaggaggagataACAGTCTCTTAG